In Mycteria americana isolate JAX WOST 10 ecotype Jacksonville Zoo and Gardens chromosome 5, USCA_MyAme_1.0, whole genome shotgun sequence, one DNA window encodes the following:
- the TNNT3 gene encoding troponin T, fast skeletal muscle, whose product MSTQQGEEDFEDVSVSLLGTFDTLASVQASVGAGCHPPFSPGVWDREEVQEEAHEAEAQEEAHEEVHEPEEKPRIKLTAPKIPEGEKVDFDDIQKKRQNKDLIELQALIDSHFEARRKEEEELVALKERIEKRRAERAEQQRIRAEKEKERQARLAEEKARREEEDAKRKAEDDLKKKKALSSMGATYSSYLAKADQKRGKKQTARETKKKVLAERRKPLNIDHLNEDKLRDKAKELWDWLYQLETEKYDFTEQIKRKKYEIVTLRNRIDQAQKHSKKAGAKGKVGGRWK is encoded by the exons ATGTCCAC gcagcagggagaggaagatTTTGAAGATGTATCGGTGTCTTTGCTGGGCACTTTTGACACATTGGCTTCAGTTCAGGCAAGTGTAGGTGCTGGTTGTCATCCTCCATTTTCCCCAGGTGTCTGGGACAGAG AAGAGGTTCAAGAAGAAG CTCACGAAGCAG AAGCTCAGGAGGAAG CTCATGAGGAAG TCCATGAACCAG AGGAGAAGCCCAGAATAAA ACTAACTGCTCCTAAAATACCGGAGGGTGAGAAAGTAGATTTTGAT GACatccaaaagaaaaggcagaacaaagaCCTGATTGAACTGCAGGCCTTGATTGACAGCCACTTTGAAgccaggagaaaggaagaggaagagctggtTGCCCTCAAGGAGAGGATT GAGAAGCGCAGAGCTGAGAGAGCAGAGCAACAGAGAATCCGAGCTGAGAAGGAGAAGGAGCGTCAGGCAAGGCTTGCG GAGGAAAAGGCACGGAGAGAGGAAGAAGATGCCAAGAGAAAAGCTGAGGATGATCTCAAGAAGAAGAAGGCTCTGTCCTCCATGGGTGCCACATACAGCAGCTATCTGGCTAAG GCTGatcagaagagagggaagaagcaaACAGCTAGAGAGACAAAGAAGAAGGTCCTGGCAGAGAGGCGCAAGCCCTTGAACATCGACCACCTTAATGAAGACAAGCTGAG GGACAAGGCTAAGGAACTGTGGGACTGGTTATACCAGCTGGAGACTGAAAAGTATGACTTTACAGAGCagatcaagaggaaaaaatacgAG